From a single Novipirellula caenicola genomic region:
- a CDS encoding DUF58 domain-containing protein, whose protein sequence is MLFPADFLTRLEYLSIMSKRVFRGTLLAQRRTTQMGSGIEFSDHREYSIGDDLRYLDWNIYARHGDLLLKRFQEEQDLHVYLMLDCSRSMAFGQPAKFELACHLTAALAYIALADLDRIAVVAYADGIVQEFPVTRGKARILALMRFLENLSTGGQDTNLARSVQGLLHRGTRAGLAVVISDLFDERGFQSGLDQLRSRRFDAHVLQLHDPKEADPSLLGDVEFVDIETDSLRMVTVTEKNLRTYKQLFQQHQQSVRDYCSNYGLGCTQSSSQVPFDTLVLSMMRASAVGR, encoded by the coding sequence ATGCTGTTTCCCGCCGACTTTCTGACTCGCTTGGAATACCTTTCGATTATGTCGAAACGCGTCTTCCGAGGGACGCTGTTGGCTCAGCGGCGAACGACTCAGATGGGCTCAGGGATCGAATTTTCGGATCACCGGGAATACTCGATTGGCGACGACCTGCGTTACCTCGACTGGAATATCTATGCTCGCCACGGCGACTTGCTGCTCAAGCGTTTCCAAGAGGAACAGGACTTACACGTTTATTTGATGTTGGACTGTTCTCGCAGCATGGCGTTTGGGCAACCAGCCAAGTTTGAATTGGCTTGCCATTTGACCGCAGCGCTGGCCTATATCGCGTTGGCTGATCTTGATCGGATCGCGGTCGTTGCTTACGCAGATGGCATTGTGCAGGAATTTCCCGTCACCCGTGGCAAGGCACGCATTCTTGCGCTGATGCGATTTCTCGAGAATCTTTCTACCGGAGGGCAAGATACGAATCTAGCTCGGTCCGTCCAGGGTTTGCTGCATCGCGGAACCCGCGCGGGATTGGCGGTGGTGATTAGCGATCTGTTCGACGAACGCGGTTTCCAAAGCGGGTTGGATCAGTTGCGTTCTCGACGTTTCGATGCGCATGTGTTGCAGCTGCATGATCCCAAAGAGGCCGATCCAAGCTTGTTGGGCGATGTGGAATTTGTCGACATCGAGACCGACTCGCTGCGGATGGTTACCGTGACGGAAAAGAACCTGCGAACTTACAAGCAACTGTTTCAGCAACATCAGCAGTCGGTCCGCGACTACTGCAGCAATTATGGGTTGGGCTGCACTCAATCGTCTTCGCAAGTCCCGTTTGATACGCTTGTGCTCAGCATGATGCGTGCGTCCGCGGTGGGAAGGTAG
- a CDS encoding VWA domain-containing protein — protein sequence MFPFELTRPWILLVLVPMALVVAYFFRRSLSDFPRSQRIVSMAMRLAMLLLLVLALADLTLLKETDEQFVIVLADQSLSIGDEGATKAKEFLSEAVQAKGENKLAVLRFASAAEKVQELNESGDVDAPPSEQSGPLRNDSPHEAVHETASIGEVSASGSSISHEKRKQLEGTNLAAAIEAAAGSMPPGYVPQIVLLTDGNQTAGDALAAAAQSHIPITTIPLPTLTEPEVQVAEVNVPAEVREGEPFYVNVVIQSNHEDEGLVEVFRGDHKVISETRKLKAGENRFRFQQSIQRDRLAAFSVRISGVGRDTLLDNNSDTGLVYVSGKPRVLIVESDPNLIRELAYALEDEGIQVDVRPPQGMPETLADLQNYECLMLSNVPATAITQQQMQIARTWVQELGGGIIMLGGEQSFGLGGYYKSTLEEVLPVRSDFEKEKEKPSLGMILVIDKSGSMDGDRIEMAKSASRAAVELLGRRDQVAVLAFDGDTYVISEMQPANSALKISDEISRIEAGGGTNMYPAMEMSFEMLFTTSAKLKHVILLTDGISIGGDFEGMAQQMSSAKITVSTVAVGDGSDTELLEQIARVGKGRYYFTSDPAQVPQIFAKETVTASKSAIDEQPFIPQVIRATHALADLELESAPFLLGYVMTRPKPTSEVILATESGDPLLVWWRYGLGMSAAFTSDAKSRWAAEWMTWPGYGKFWTHVVRQVMRKSDTRGIQVQMARHSEQAAVSVDAVNEVGQFINDAEVELTLINPQLQRQSLRMSQSAPGRYSSDFQLSQPGSYHMEFAVKQNGQTIYRQSRGMIRGYSDELRIRPTNETLLREVANASGGRFNPTPAELFHPTAVRANRPTPLWPWILAAAVVLLILDVALRRIDFTLFLSLPSPAKS from the coding sequence GTGTTTCCATTTGAACTTACTCGACCGTGGATCTTGCTGGTACTGGTGCCAATGGCATTGGTGGTGGCCTATTTTTTTCGTCGCAGCCTGAGCGATTTTCCGCGATCGCAGCGGATCGTGTCGATGGCGATGCGATTGGCCATGCTGCTGCTGTTGGTCTTGGCTCTCGCCGATCTCACGTTGCTAAAGGAAACAGACGAGCAATTTGTGATCGTGCTCGCTGACCAAAGCCTCAGTATCGGTGACGAGGGAGCGACGAAGGCGAAGGAGTTTTTAAGCGAAGCCGTCCAGGCGAAGGGTGAAAACAAGCTTGCGGTGTTGAGGTTTGCCTCAGCCGCCGAGAAGGTCCAAGAGCTGAACGAGTCCGGCGATGTGGATGCGCCGCCAAGCGAACAATCCGGGCCACTGCGAAATGATTCGCCACACGAAGCGGTGCACGAGACCGCAAGTATCGGTGAGGTTTCGGCAAGCGGTTCATCCATATCACATGAGAAACGCAAGCAGCTCGAAGGAACAAACTTGGCCGCAGCGATCGAAGCCGCCGCTGGCTCGATGCCGCCGGGGTATGTGCCTCAGATTGTCTTGTTGACCGATGGAAATCAGACAGCGGGTGATGCGCTTGCGGCGGCCGCGCAAAGCCATATCCCGATCACGACGATTCCGTTGCCGACGTTAACGGAGCCCGAAGTGCAAGTGGCCGAGGTCAACGTGCCGGCCGAAGTCCGCGAAGGAGAGCCCTTCTATGTCAATGTGGTGATTCAGTCGAATCACGAAGACGAAGGTCTCGTCGAAGTGTTTCGTGGTGACCACAAAGTGATCAGCGAAACCAGGAAATTGAAGGCGGGTGAAAATCGTTTTCGTTTTCAGCAATCGATTCAGCGTGATCGCCTGGCAGCGTTTAGCGTGCGAATCTCGGGGGTCGGCCGAGATACACTCCTAGATAACAATAGCGACACGGGGCTGGTCTACGTGTCGGGCAAACCCAGAGTCTTGATTGTCGAAAGCGATCCGAATCTGATTCGCGAATTGGCGTACGCGTTGGAGGACGAAGGGATTCAGGTGGATGTTCGTCCGCCACAAGGAATGCCGGAAACGCTTGCGGATTTACAAAACTACGAGTGCTTGATGCTCTCGAACGTTCCGGCGACCGCGATCACGCAACAACAGATGCAGATTGCCCGCACTTGGGTGCAAGAGCTTGGTGGCGGAATCATCATGCTCGGCGGGGAACAGTCGTTCGGTTTGGGCGGTTATTACAAGAGCACCCTCGAAGAAGTGCTGCCCGTACGTAGCGACTTTGAGAAGGAAAAAGAGAAACCGTCGCTCGGCATGATTTTGGTGATCGACAAGTCAGGGTCGATGGACGGCGATCGAATTGAAATGGCGAAATCTGCATCCCGAGCCGCCGTTGAACTATTGGGGCGTCGTGATCAAGTGGCGGTGCTGGCCTTTGACGGCGATACCTATGTCATCAGTGAAATGCAGCCCGCCAACAGCGCATTGAAAATCAGCGACGAAATCTCACGCATTGAGGCCGGTGGCGGTACCAATATGTACCCTGCGATGGAAATGTCGTTCGAGATGTTGTTCACCACGTCAGCGAAACTAAAGCATGTCATCCTGTTGACCGATGGGATTTCCATTGGCGGTGACTTTGAAGGGATGGCTCAACAGATGTCGTCTGCCAAAATCACGGTCTCGACCGTTGCGGTCGGAGACGGATCGGACACCGAATTGCTGGAACAGATCGCGAGAGTCGGCAAAGGACGCTACTACTTCACGAGCGATCCTGCCCAAGTGCCCCAAATCTTTGCCAAAGAAACCGTCACTGCCAGTAAGTCAGCGATCGACGAGCAGCCATTCATTCCGCAGGTGATTCGAGCGACGCATGCGCTCGCCGATCTCGAACTGGAATCGGCCCCGTTCTTGTTGGGTTACGTGATGACGCGTCCAAAGCCGACGTCCGAAGTGATTCTGGCGACCGAAAGCGGGGATCCACTGTTGGTTTGGTGGCGGTATGGTCTGGGTATGTCGGCCGCGTTCACATCGGATGCGAAATCGCGATGGGCTGCCGAATGGATGACGTGGCCCGGGTATGGCAAATTTTGGACTCACGTCGTTCGCCAAGTGATGAGAAAGAGCGACACTCGGGGCATTCAGGTCCAAATGGCGAGGCATTCCGAGCAGGCCGCCGTTTCCGTTGACGCAGTGAACGAAGTGGGCCAGTTTATCAACGATGCTGAGGTCGAATTGACGTTGATCAACCCGCAATTGCAACGCCAATCGTTGCGGATGAGTCAATCGGCTCCTGGTCGCTACTCGAGCGATTTTCAATTGTCACAGCCGGGTTCCTACCACATGGAGTTTGCTGTGAAGCAAAACGGCCAGACGATCTACCGCCAATCCCGCGGCATGATACGAGGTTACAGTGACGAACTGCGTATTCGTCCAACCAATGAAACGCTGCTCCGTGAAGTTGCCAATGCTTCAGGCGGACGATTTAATCCGACGCCCGCTGAACTGTTCCATCCGACTGCGGTGCGAGCGAACCGCCCGACTCCGCTATGGCCATGGATTCTAGCCGCAGCCGTGGTATTGCTGATTCTCGATGTCGCGTTGCGACGCATCGATTTTACGCTCTTCCTCTCTTTGCCTTCGCCCGCGAAAAGCTGA
- a CDS encoding VWA domain-containing protein produces MLFGAPLAFLLVAVAIPIVALYILKVRLRRIPVSTNLFWKQVYDEKPPRSLWQQLRHWVSLLAQLILLLILVLSIADPYFPWQSLQARRLVFVLDTSASMRAGDVAPSRFEAARAAAHQMLDGLRSRDQVAIVSAGSRPEVALGMTGHVPTLRRAVESIGLSDAAASLDAAIELGKQLIGDHPHGQVVVFTDGCAQRTNAAADPSPLAPAEIKPGEPTPEISTENTLVSTQNRVRQSEIVTAASTPSIGVQYQTFATAAGNVGITQFQSRRSLVDPIGYEILVKVRNASDRQVKGRLELELDDVTIDVLPLNLKPEEQWTRVIEKTSLEGGLLKATLTQITADLGDVDNAGDAEQDSHANINWLATDDTAWAIIPPRMVQRVLIVSPGNLFLQKVFEANPLVQVSVRHDLPDPWPADTIVICHRIVPETMPLGEVLVVDPETSCDLWEVGDTIEHPIVTEQDDTSELMTHLRMDNVLMPEARRLKFNSAFKSLAATVTGEPVYAVVPRPQGDCLVLNLNLERSDLAFRTAFPILITNALSWFAGLPGELQPSVSAGQLTSLSLADDLDFVEVPDGETTPDTAVQSAAVKPQIVHRTLLSPSQNQSPLLGNQVGPLNEVGVWSVHESLDHKNAVPNRQPVTDAVDSPVVQRVAVNLANANESDLRPVDTSQSNDGLPVVSGEWFTRPIWFYLIVVACLVSTLEWFLYQRRFIS; encoded by the coding sequence ATGTTATTCGGAGCCCCTCTCGCGTTTTTGTTGGTCGCAGTTGCGATTCCGATCGTAGCACTGTACATCCTGAAGGTTCGGCTGCGGCGGATTCCGGTCTCGACAAACTTGTTTTGGAAACAAGTGTATGACGAAAAGCCGCCTCGTTCGTTGTGGCAACAACTGCGTCATTGGGTTTCGCTTTTGGCTCAGCTGATATTGCTGCTGATTTTGGTGCTCTCGATTGCGGATCCTTACTTTCCGTGGCAGTCGCTTCAAGCTCGCCGGCTTGTCTTCGTGTTGGATACGTCTGCCAGCATGCGTGCGGGTGACGTTGCCCCGTCGCGGTTCGAGGCCGCGCGAGCTGCAGCTCACCAAATGCTTGATGGTCTCCGCAGTCGTGATCAAGTCGCGATTGTCTCGGCTGGCAGTCGGCCTGAGGTGGCGCTTGGGATGACCGGACACGTGCCGACACTGCGTCGTGCGGTTGAGTCGATTGGGTTGAGCGATGCTGCGGCCTCGTTGGATGCGGCCATCGAGTTGGGAAAGCAGCTGATTGGTGATCATCCACACGGCCAAGTCGTCGTTTTTACCGACGGTTGTGCTCAGCGAACGAATGCTGCAGCGGACCCATCGCCACTCGCACCCGCCGAAATCAAACCGGGTGAACCAACACCGGAAATTTCAACCGAGAACACGCTTGTGTCAACGCAAAACAGGGTGAGACAAAGCGAGATTGTCACAGCGGCATCGACGCCGAGCATCGGCGTTCAATATCAGACGTTTGCGACCGCCGCAGGCAACGTCGGAATAACTCAGTTCCAATCGCGACGTAGTCTCGTTGATCCCATCGGCTATGAGATTTTAGTCAAGGTTCGCAATGCATCCGATCGGCAAGTCAAAGGTCGGCTGGAGTTAGAACTCGATGACGTCACGATTGATGTCTTGCCGCTGAATCTAAAACCCGAAGAACAATGGACCCGCGTGATCGAGAAAACATCGCTCGAAGGGGGACTGCTAAAGGCCACGCTCACTCAGATCACGGCGGACCTTGGGGATGTCGATAACGCTGGGGATGCCGAACAGGACTCGCATGCGAACATCAACTGGCTTGCGACCGACGACACCGCATGGGCGATCATTCCGCCGCGAATGGTGCAACGCGTGTTGATTGTCTCGCCCGGGAACCTGTTTCTACAAAAGGTTTTTGAGGCGAATCCGTTGGTCCAAGTCAGCGTCCGTCACGATCTGCCCGACCCGTGGCCGGCCGACACGATTGTGATTTGTCATCGAATCGTTCCCGAAACCATGCCGCTGGGAGAAGTGTTGGTGGTTGACCCCGAAACCAGTTGCGATCTGTGGGAGGTGGGTGATACGATTGAACATCCGATTGTCACCGAGCAAGACGACACGTCCGAGTTGATGACGCATCTCCGAATGGACAACGTGCTGATGCCAGAAGCTCGTCGTTTGAAATTCAATTCGGCATTCAAGAGTCTCGCGGCAACCGTCACGGGTGAGCCCGTGTATGCGGTCGTTCCTCGTCCGCAGGGTGATTGTTTGGTGTTGAATTTGAACTTGGAACGAAGTGACTTGGCGTTCCGAACGGCGTTTCCGATTCTGATCACCAATGCGTTGAGCTGGTTTGCTGGGCTGCCCGGTGAACTGCAACCGTCGGTTTCGGCGGGGCAATTGACGAGTCTGTCGCTTGCCGACGACTTGGACTTTGTCGAGGTACCGGACGGCGAAACAACGCCCGATACCGCTGTGCAATCCGCAGCGGTGAAGCCGCAAATCGTTCATCGCACGTTGCTCTCGCCATCGCAGAACCAATCGCCGCTGCTTGGCAACCAAGTCGGTCCCCTGAACGAGGTCGGTGTTTGGAGCGTGCACGAAAGCTTAGACCACAAAAACGCTGTGCCGAACCGTCAGCCCGTGACGGATGCAGTCGATTCCCCCGTAGTGCAACGTGTCGCCGTGAATCTTGCCAACGCGAACGAGTCTGATCTGCGTCCTGTGGACACTTCGCAATCAAATGACGGCCTGCCGGTAGTTTCCGGTGAATGGTTCACGCGTCCGATTTGGTTTTATTTGATTGTGGTCGCCTGCCTAGTGTCGACGCTTGAGTGGTTCCTTTATCAACGACGTTTCATTAGCTAG
- a CDS encoding sulfatase-like hydrolase/transferase, whose product MILRSFASFIFALAATSVITSAATAAEKPNIVFIFADDMCFDTIANFGHPEIQTPHLDALARRGTTFTHAYNMGSWSGAVCVASRTMLNSGRYVWNANAIHKTSENERQQGRWWSELMKSAGYRTYMTGKWHCAASAEKSFDVARDIRPGMPKDTRDGYNRPAPDGSDPWSPSDPKFGGYWQGGTHWSKVVANHAEDFLQEAASQEDPFFMYLAFNAPHDPRQSPQEYVDRYPSDSVAVPKNFQPFYPYAESIGCGKGLRDERLGPFPRTEHAVQVHRGEYYALITHMDDQIGRILKAVEASGKSDNTWIFFTADHGLAVGQHGLFGKQNMYDHSVRVPFIAVGPGVKANAKIDQPIYLQDVMPTTLELAGTAKPDFVEFHSVLPILAGQPGTLEEVYGCYLNLQRSIRTDKYKLIVYPKAKTVRLFDIKKDPLEMHDLAGEAAMQPTVKDLFTRLQALQKSMNDDLVLEL is encoded by the coding sequence ATGATTCTCCGTTCTTTTGCAAGTTTCATTTTTGCCCTCGCTGCCACATCGGTCATCACATCGGCCGCGACGGCGGCGGAAAAGCCGAATATCGTCTTCATCTTTGCGGACGACATGTGCTTTGACACCATCGCCAACTTCGGCCATCCCGAGATCCAAACGCCCCATCTGGATGCCTTGGCGCGACGCGGTACCACATTCACCCACGCCTACAACATGGGATCGTGGAGCGGTGCGGTTTGCGTGGCCAGCCGCACGATGCTGAACTCGGGACGCTACGTGTGGAACGCAAACGCGATCCACAAGACGAGCGAAAACGAGCGGCAACAGGGGCGATGGTGGAGCGAGCTGATGAAATCCGCTGGCTATCGCACCTACATGACCGGCAAGTGGCATTGCGCCGCAAGTGCGGAAAAGTCATTTGACGTCGCGCGAGACATTCGCCCGGGGATGCCCAAAGACACTCGGGACGGATACAACCGTCCCGCCCCCGATGGCAGCGATCCCTGGTCCCCGTCGGATCCAAAGTTTGGCGGATACTGGCAAGGCGGAACGCACTGGAGCAAGGTGGTCGCCAACCACGCCGAAGATTTTCTGCAAGAAGCAGCATCGCAAGAGGATCCGTTCTTTATGTACCTTGCGTTCAACGCACCGCATGATCCACGTCAATCGCCGCAAGAATACGTCGATCGTTACCCCAGCGATTCCGTGGCGGTTCCCAAAAATTTCCAACCGTTCTATCCCTACGCCGAATCGATCGGTTGCGGCAAGGGACTGCGTGACGAGCGTCTCGGACCGTTCCCTCGCACCGAGCACGCGGTGCAAGTCCATCGCGGTGAATATTACGCGTTGATCACGCACATGGATGATCAAATTGGCCGGATTTTGAAAGCGGTCGAAGCGTCAGGCAAATCGGACAACACTTGGATCTTCTTTACCGCCGACCACGGACTTGCCGTTGGCCAACACGGATTGTTCGGCAAACAAAACATGTACGATCACAGCGTCCGTGTCCCCTTTATCGCGGTCGGCCCCGGAGTCAAAGCGAACGCAAAAATCGATCAGCCGATCTACTTGCAAGACGTCATGCCCACGACACTCGAATTGGCCGGCACTGCGAAACCGGATTTCGTCGAATTTCACTCCGTGCTGCCAATCTTGGCAGGCCAACCGGGGACGCTCGAAGAGGTCTATGGATGCTACCTGAATTTGCAGCGGAGCATCCGCACCGACAAATACAAGCTGATCGTTTATCCGAAAGCCAAGACCGTGCGGCTGTTCGACATCAAAAAAGACCCGCTGGAGATGCACGATCTAGCAGGCGAAGCGGCGATGCAGCCAACCGTGAAAGACCTTTTCACACGACTGCAGGCGTTGCAAAAATCGATGAACGACGACCTGGTCTTGGAACTTTAA
- a CDS encoding Calx-beta domain-containing protein, with protein sequence MSRRTTSRYVKRRRLFAETLEDRRLLAVIDLLPVVGSATETEGTTVVSASGGSTIRFEASLTAAEQAVRGFQLNFASSASALEIDEFFESEDFPVFIDKVINREAGDSVVSSSATAALGVPPTRSLGTFDVTVPDVAGDYRLTLNATGVSSPTRTLVVDAESNSLPITDYGDVILRVSDASETVVSTTTTTQSQLEDVETVSVNVSLSQITNEDVIVPFTVSGTATEGSDFTVDASPLIIPAGSMSADITFTIHDDLSPEPAETIVVTLGNATGALLGVQKTHTINIVDDDDSTPIATLGLATSTIQENAGTAEMTVTLSGPTESDVIIPYTVSGSASRNSDFVISGDSLIIPSGETSATIAIAITDDFALENNETVIVKLDPPTNAKLGTPNRQVLTIIDNDEVPPPTVNFRASSLTVGEDIGTISLNVILSKPSDAPITVPFTFSGTASPNTDFSISSSPLVFAAGQTAASITVEINDDTVVDGDKVLFVNLAAPTGAVLGDIPTEQITISDNDQSPPPTINIEQSTLSVSEGDPAIFVTVRLSEVTESFVEVPFFLSGTAINGHDYASLTNVVGFAAGETSRTIKINLFEDSLIELDETIVFTLGVPSFGNLGSVTETTITITDNDVEGSNPTVEFTTDEITVSESSMAALATARLSILAPELITVPVTIIGTASNGSDFMIGQQSLRFEAGTSTTSLPIEIIDDDLVESVETILISLSPPAGYDLGTNSTLTISITDNDSTVPTDPVVDFSIVAQTVSEDGGNVSISVLLSAAADSEVVIPFEVSGTATAGTDYTISSSPLRIPAGATSGAIVVTAISDTESEADESISITLQPPTGASLGTATTHTITLQNTDPSVPSLPIVTIANVTQSVSEASSAINVTVQLSKPSDSAITVPFTLTGSATSGSDYTVAANPITIAAGQTAGNITINLVDDAIVESVETVVVTLNQPSGANLGESTVFTGSILDNDTSGGGGSVITANIARPQVIPASNQSTAILFGAVKNTTLTVGHVGSTSVTAKVVLYDEDLNPLADDAGGVLTANLTAGNLYALIVNASDEDQILIVRSSAGSDAVTGVSPTNLIESTDVDGSGETTTMDALLVVNQLDRQGGAEGETMVAPGRYYDVNADGRITAMDALRVINELSRSAANRDGGESSAAALALPTSGSDPVDEPVAESSQTVAEVQSSKVTTFAQLPALGDTAELETVQATASQVDKAMADLDDTLQLLG encoded by the coding sequence ATGAGCCGTCGAACCACGAGTCGCTACGTAAAACGCCGACGTCTTTTTGCTGAAACGCTCGAGGATCGTCGTTTGCTCGCGGTGATCGATTTATTGCCAGTGGTGGGAAGTGCAACGGAAACCGAAGGGACGACGGTCGTCAGTGCGAGCGGGGGTTCGACCATTCGTTTCGAAGCGTCGTTGACGGCGGCCGAGCAAGCGGTTCGTGGTTTCCAGTTGAATTTTGCCAGCAGTGCTTCGGCGCTCGAGATTGACGAGTTTTTCGAGTCCGAGGATTTCCCCGTTTTCATTGACAAAGTGATCAATCGCGAGGCCGGCGATTCGGTGGTTTCGAGCTCAGCCACTGCGGCGCTGGGCGTCCCGCCGACTCGCAGCCTGGGCACGTTCGATGTGACCGTTCCCGACGTGGCCGGTGATTATCGGTTGACGCTCAATGCGACCGGAGTCAGTTCGCCGACGCGAACGCTTGTTGTTGACGCCGAATCCAATTCACTACCAATCACGGACTATGGCGACGTCATTCTGCGAGTCAGTGACGCAAGTGAAACGGTGGTCAGCACAACGACCACGACGCAATCACAGCTTGAGGATGTCGAAACCGTAAGCGTGAATGTCTCGCTTTCGCAGATTACCAACGAAGACGTGATCGTTCCGTTTACCGTGTCGGGAACGGCCACCGAAGGCAGTGATTTTACTGTGGACGCGTCGCCGTTGATCATTCCGGCGGGCAGTATGTCGGCCGACATCACGTTCACGATCCATGATGATTTGTCGCCCGAACCCGCCGAGACCATTGTGGTGACCCTGGGCAATGCGACTGGCGCCCTATTGGGAGTTCAAAAGACGCACACAATCAATATCGTTGATGACGATGACAGCACCCCGATCGCAACGCTCGGATTGGCGACATCGACCATTCAAGAGAACGCGGGGACGGCAGAGATGACCGTCACGCTTTCTGGACCGACGGAATCGGATGTGATCATTCCTTATACGGTTTCCGGCAGTGCTTCGCGGAACAGCGATTTTGTGATCAGCGGCGATTCGCTGATCATTCCTTCGGGTGAAACAAGTGCAACCATTGCGATCGCGATCACCGACGACTTTGCACTGGAAAACAATGAAACGGTGATTGTCAAACTCGACCCGCCGACCAACGCGAAACTTGGTACGCCCAATCGTCAAGTGTTGACGATTATTGACAACGACGAAGTCCCTCCGCCGACCGTCAATTTCCGTGCTTCGTCGTTAACGGTCGGTGAAGACATTGGCACGATCTCGCTAAACGTGATTTTGTCGAAGCCGAGCGATGCGCCGATCACGGTGCCGTTTACGTTTAGTGGTACCGCCAGCCCGAATACCGACTTCTCGATCTCGTCGAGCCCGCTTGTCTTCGCCGCTGGACAAACCGCGGCGTCGATCACGGTGGAAATCAATGACGACACCGTTGTCGATGGCGATAAGGTGTTGTTCGTGAATTTGGCAGCGCCGACCGGTGCCGTCCTCGGTGATATTCCGACCGAGCAAATCACGATTAGCGACAATGACCAATCGCCTCCGCCGACGATCAATATCGAACAATCCACGCTTAGCGTTTCTGAAGGTGACCCGGCGATCTTCGTTACGGTGCGTTTGTCGGAAGTCACTGAGTCGTTTGTCGAAGTGCCATTCTTTCTTTCTGGCACCGCGATCAACGGTCACGATTATGCCAGTTTGACCAACGTCGTGGGATTTGCCGCGGGCGAAACCTCTCGAACCATCAAGATAAATTTGTTCGAAGACAGTTTGATCGAATTGGATGAAACGATCGTGTTCACGCTCGGCGTGCCGAGTTTTGGCAATTTAGGCAGCGTGACCGAGACGACGATCACCATCACCGATAACGACGTCGAGGGCAGCAATCCGACCGTCGAATTCACGACCGACGAAATCACGGTGTCCGAGTCGTCGATGGCCGCATTGGCAACCGCGCGATTGAGCATTCTGGCTCCCGAATTGATCACCGTTCCAGTGACGATTATCGGTACGGCGTCCAATGGAAGCGATTTTATGATCGGACAGCAATCGTTAAGGTTCGAAGCAGGAACCAGCACTACGAGTTTGCCGATCGAAATCATCGACGATGATTTGGTCGAATCGGTCGAGACGATCTTGATCAGTTTGTCGCCTCCGGCAGGCTATGATCTGGGGACGAACTCGACGTTGACGATTTCGATCACGGACAATGATTCGACCGTGCCCACCGATCCCGTGGTCGATTTCTCAATCGTTGCCCAAACGGTCAGCGAAGATGGCGGCAACGTTTCAATTTCGGTCTTATTGTCGGCTGCTGCGGATTCGGAAGTTGTCATCCCGTTTGAGGTAAGCGGAACGGCAACGGCAGGAACGGACTACACGATCAGCAGCAGTCCGCTGCGGATTCCCGCCGGAGCCACTTCGGGGGCGATCGTGGTGACGGCGATCAGTGACACCGAGAGCGAAGCAGATGAATCGATCTCGATCACCTTGCAGCCGCCAACCGGAGCCAGCTTGGGCACGGCAACCACGCATACGATCACGCTGCAGAATACCGATCCGTCGGTTCCAAGCCTGCCCATCGTCACGATCGCCAATGTGACCCAGTCGGTCAGCGAGGCATCTTCGGCGATCAACGTGACGGTGCAGCTATCGAAGCCAAGCGATTCGGCGATCACGGTTCCCTTTACGCTGACAGGTTCGGCAACCTCGGGAAGCGACTACACCGTGGCGGCGAACCCGATCACCATCGCCGCCGGGCAAACCGCTGGCAATATCACGATCAATTTGGTGGATGATGCAATCGTCGAAAGCGTGGAAACGGTGGTGGTGACGCTGAATCAACCGTCTGGAGCCAATCTTGGCGAGAGCACCGTGTTTACCGGTTCGATTTTGGACAACGACACAAGTGGGGGCGGCGGTTCGGTGATCACCGCCAACATCGCACGTCCGCAAGTGATCCCCGCCAGCAATCAGTCGACGGCAATCTTGTTCGGCGCGGTCAAGAATACGACATTGACCGTGGGGCACGTCGGGTCAACATCGGTCACCGCGAAAGTGGTGCTGTATGACGAGGATCTCAATCCGCTGGCCGATGACGCGGGCGGCGTTTTGACGGCGAATCTGACCGCCGGAAACTTGTACGCGTTGATTGTCAACGCGTCCGACGAAGACCAAATTTTGATCGTCCGTTCCTCGGCTGGAAGCGATGCCGTGACGGGGGTCAGCCCTACTAATTTGATTGAGTCCACCGATGTCGATGGCAGCGGTGAAACCACCACCATGGATGCGTTGTTGGTGGTCAACCAATTAGACCGACAAGGCGGTGCGGAAGGCGAGACGATGGTGGCTCCGGGACGCTATTACGACGTCAATGCGGATGGACGCATTACGGCGATGGACGCGTTGCGAGTGATCAACGAATTGTCACGTAGCGCTGCGAACCGCGACGGTGGCGAATCATCCGCCGCTGCGTTGGCATTGCCGACGTCGGGTTCCGATCCCGTCGATGAGCCCGTCGCCGAATCATCGCAAACGGTTGCCGAGGTTCAATCGAGCAAGGTCACCACGTTCGCCCAATTGCCGGCCCTTGGCGACACCGCTGAATTGGAGACGGTCCAAGCGACGGCGTCGCAGGTCGATAAGGCGATGGCCGATCTCGACGACACGTTGCAGTTACTCGGATAG